From the genome of Pelobacter propionicus DSM 2379, one region includes:
- a CDS encoding glycosyltransferase family 2 protein: MPSPSIDIIVPVWNSPFQARACLSAILTHSPGVRLIIVDNGSDRQTQLVLEEFSEPLGENCLFISSDRNLGLVPAINMGLSRSDGDCAVIVRPHVTVSEGWLEGLVEAADAGLASPLFSGPGAPFPPPLARGCSRMETFDVSFSTLALRTELYMLLGGFDEKLDGGQWCLHDYVSRAASRGYRTCVTSASTVVCAVAPVLGSDARRRELVQASRNRCIERWGEGRHYGVYFGRGVAAESLADAIETILAGARRGHRFTLVLHAGQAAQFRCLGWDSLHTSIRLRVLSRLMPQRALRRVCDDYPEMIRVSDAAGSGFGEGAALLPFGDMARDLDFPDNAHYGRSAHA, encoded by the coding sequence ATGCCCTCTCCCTCCATCGATATCATCGTCCCTGTCTGGAACAGCCCCTTCCAAGCCCGCGCCTGTCTGAGCGCCATCCTGACCCACTCCCCGGGTGTGCGCCTGATTATCGTTGACAACGGCAGCGATCGTCAGACCCAACTGGTGCTGGAGGAATTCTCCGAGCCGCTGGGCGAGAACTGTCTCTTCATCTCCTCTGACCGCAATCTGGGGCTGGTGCCTGCCATCAACATGGGCCTGAGCCGTTCCGATGGCGACTGCGCCGTGATCGTACGCCCCCATGTCACCGTGTCCGAGGGGTGGCTGGAAGGGCTGGTGGAGGCCGCCGATGCCGGCCTGGCCTCGCCGCTCTTCAGCGGCCCGGGCGCCCCCTTCCCTCCCCCGCTGGCGCGCGGCTGCAGCAGGATGGAAACCTTCGACGTCTCCTTTTCCACCCTGGCCTTGCGGACGGAGCTGTACATGCTGCTGGGCGGTTTCGACGAAAAGCTGGATGGCGGCCAGTGGTGCCTGCACGACTACGTTAGCCGCGCCGCCAGCAGGGGCTATCGCACCTGTGTCACCTCCGCTTCCACGGTCGTCTGCGCTGTTGCCCCCGTGCTCGGCTCCGACGCACGCCGCCGGGAGCTTGTCCAGGCCAGCAGGAACAGGTGCATTGAGCGCTGGGGCGAGGGGAGGCACTACGGCGTCTACTTCGGCCGCGGCGTGGCGGCCGAAAGCCTGGCCGACGCCATTGAAACCATACTGGCCGGTGCTCGCCGGGGGCACCGCTTCACCCTTGTGCTGCACGCCGGACAGGCGGCCCAGTTCCGTTGCCTGGGGTGGGACAGTCTGCATACCTCCATCCGGCTGCGCGTCCTGTCGCGCCTGATGCCACAGCGCGCCCTGCGCCGCGTCTGCGACGATTATCCGGAGATGATCAGGGTATCGGACGCAGCCGGATCCGGTTTTGGCGAGGGTGCAGCGCTGCTCCCCTTCGGCGACATGGCCCGCGATCTGGATTTCCCCGACAACGCCCACTACGGGAGGAGTGCCCATGCTTGA
- a CDS encoding rod shape-determining protein, with amino-acid sequence MLKNILDYLFGFFSNDLAIDLGTANTLVYLRGKGIVVREPSVVAVQRMPNGRQMVLKVGMEAKQMLGRTPGSITAIRPIKDGVIADFDITEEMLRYFIQKVHNRKTLVRPRVVICVPSGITQVEQRAVKESAESAGAREVYLVEEPMAASIGAGLPITEASGNMIVDIGGGTTEVAVISLAGIVFAQSTRMGGDKMDESIIQFIRKKYNLQIGERMAESIKIEIGEAYPGPELLTKQVKGRDLVSGIPKTIEVNSDEIREALREAVNSIVDTVRICLEKTPPELAADIVDKGIFLAGGGALLRNLDMLLRDVTKVPVLIAENPLDCVALGSGKVLDELDLLRRVSISS; translated from the coding sequence ATGCTTAAAAATATTCTGGATTACCTGTTCGGATTTTTCTCCAATGACCTGGCCATCGACCTGGGGACCGCCAATACGCTGGTCTACCTGCGTGGCAAGGGGATCGTCGTGCGGGAGCCGTCGGTGGTTGCCGTGCAGCGCATGCCCAACGGCCGCCAGATGGTGCTCAAGGTCGGCATGGAGGCCAAGCAGATGCTGGGCCGCACCCCCGGCTCCATCACCGCCATTCGCCCCATTAAGGATGGGGTTATCGCCGACTTCGACATCACCGAGGAGATGCTGCGCTACTTTATCCAGAAGGTGCATAACCGCAAGACCCTGGTCCGCCCGCGGGTGGTGATCTGCGTACCTTCCGGCATCACCCAGGTGGAACAGCGCGCCGTCAAGGAATCGGCCGAGTCGGCCGGTGCCCGTGAGGTCTATCTGGTGGAAGAGCCCATGGCGGCATCCATCGGCGCCGGCCTGCCGATCACCGAGGCCTCGGGCAACATGATCGTGGACATCGGCGGTGGTACCACCGAGGTGGCGGTCATCTCCCTGGCCGGCATCGTCTTTGCCCAGTCAACCCGCATGGGCGGTGACAAGATGGATGAGTCCATCATCCAGTTCATCCGCAAGAAGTACAACCTGCAGATCGGTGAGCGCATGGCGGAGTCGATCAAGATCGAGATCGGCGAAGCCTATCCCGGTCCGGAGCTGTTGACCAAGCAGGTCAAGGGGCGCGACCTGGTCTCCGGCATCCCCAAGACCATCGAGGTCAATTCCGACGAGATCCGCGAGGCGCTGAGGGAAGCGGTCAACTCCATCGTCGACACGGTGCGCATTTGTCTGGAGAAGACCCCGCCGGAGCTGGCCGCCGACATCGTGGACAAGGGGATTTTTCTGGCCGGCGGCGGCGCCCTGCTGCGCAACCTGGACATGCTGCTGCGGGATGTGACCAAGGTGCCGGTGCTGATCGCCGAGAACCCGCTGGACTGCGTGGCGCTCGGCTCCGGCAAGGTGCTGGACGAGCTGGACCTGCTGCGCCGCGTCTCCATTTCCTCCTGA
- a CDS encoding ATP-binding protein yields MSTADLVLRFSRFLEHLPLAVSIKDPSGRYLFVNEYMKLLMDCEDVTGKSAEQLFAPDVAAVMAENDHQALAQGLLLVQCTIRDSYGDDRIFEIYKFPLPMPGGETLLGSVAVDITERKRAEQSLALKQQQLEELNRSLEQRVSQAVDELRQKDRLLIQQSRQAAMGEMINNIAHQWRQPLNNIGLIIQNLQLQYEAGEMDAQQMAAEVGTAMDVIAFMSRTIDDFRNFFHQDKLRRSFVVNEMVARSLDFLLPGLKNSGINVQCREEPDVRTEGYPSEYMQALLNILNNAKDVLLERRVPRPLICITIFRENRRAVVTIRDNGGGIREDVLPRIFDPYFTTKEQGKGTGIGLYMSKAIIEKSFEGRLTARNMDDGAEFRIEV; encoded by the coding sequence ATGTCAACCGCGGACCTTGTGCTCCGCTTCTCCCGTTTCCTGGAACATCTGCCCCTGGCGGTTTCCATCAAGGATCCTTCCGGCCGCTATCTGTTCGTCAACGAGTACATGAAGCTGCTCATGGACTGCGAGGACGTGACCGGCAAGAGCGCCGAGCAGCTTTTTGCTCCCGATGTGGCCGCGGTCATGGCCGAAAACGATCACCAGGCGCTCGCCCAGGGACTGCTGCTGGTGCAGTGCACGATCCGTGACAGCTACGGAGACGACCGTATCTTCGAGATCTACAAGTTTCCCCTGCCCATGCCGGGAGGGGAAACCCTGCTGGGGAGTGTGGCGGTGGATATCACCGAGCGCAAGCGGGCCGAGCAGTCGCTGGCGCTGAAACAGCAGCAGCTGGAGGAGCTGAACCGCTCCCTGGAGCAGCGCGTCTCCCAGGCGGTGGACGAACTGCGCCAGAAGGACCGCTTGCTGATCCAGCAGAGCAGGCAGGCGGCCATGGGGGAGATGATCAACAACATAGCCCACCAGTGGCGCCAGCCGCTGAACAACATCGGCCTGATCATCCAGAACCTGCAATTGCAGTATGAAGCGGGTGAGATGGATGCCCAGCAGATGGCAGCGGAAGTCGGCACCGCCATGGACGTCATCGCCTTCATGTCCCGGACCATCGACGATTTCCGCAACTTCTTCCATCAGGACAAGCTGCGCAGGAGTTTCGTGGTAAACGAGATGGTGGCCCGTTCGCTGGATTTCCTGCTTCCCGGCCTGAAGAACAGCGGCATCAACGTCCAGTGTCGGGAGGAGCCGGACGTCAGGACGGAGGGATACCCCAGCGAATACATGCAGGCGCTGCTCAACATCCTCAACAATGCCAAGGATGTGCTGCTGGAGCGCAGGGTGCCCCGGCCGTTGATCTGTATCACTATATTCCGGGAGAACCGGCGTGCGGTGGTCACCATCCGCGATAACGGAGGCGGCATCCGCGAAGATGTGCTGCCCAGGATATTCGATCCCTATTTCACGACCAAGGAGCAGGGCAAGGGTACCGGCATCGGTCTGTACATGTCCAAGGCCATCATCGAGAAGAGCTTCGAGGGGAGGCTTACGGCCCGCAACATGGATGACGGCGCGGAGTTCAGGATCGAGGTCTGA
- the ileS gene encoding isoleucine--tRNA ligase, which translates to MEYKDTLNLPQTGFPMKANLPQREPETLAAWEENDLYSAMEAAGKDRPLFVLHDGPPYANGHIHIGHALNKVLKDIVLKVKRMEGFHAPYVPGWDCHGLPIELQVEKNLGSKKHQISKLEMRRLCREYAAKFVAIQRDEFKRLGIQGDWENPYLTMKYEYEGRTAAELAKFAHNGGLYRGRKPVHWCSSCVTALAEAEVEYADHSSPSIHVRFPLVDDVSATIPALAGRQAYVVIWTTTPWTIPANLAIAMHPEYDYVALETEQGVLIVAEGLKESFLAETGLSGQVIATFSATALERKRCKHPFYDRDSIILLGEHVTLEAGTGCVHTAPGHGQEDYELGLKEGLEIYNPVDNHGKYLSTVEFFGGQQVFSANQSVIDKLTEVGALLKTSTISHSYPHCWRCKKPIIFRATEQWFISMKSNDLRAKALEAIGQVQWIPKWGRERIHGMIENRPDWCVSRQRSWGVPITAFSCTACGEYLADGAIMDHVAGIFATESSDVWFDWDADRLLPQGTVCPKCGATAFEKENDILDVWFDSGVSHAAVLEDSPALRSPADLYLEGSDQHRGWFHSSLLESVGTRGSAPYKSVLTHGFVLDGQGRKMSKSMGNVVAPEDVIKKFGADILRLWVAAQDYRDDNRISQEILTRVAEAYRRIRNTCRYILGNISDFNPETQTVPFADMPEIDRWALHQLELLKERVLNAYRDYEFHVIYQDVTSFCSVEMSAFYLDILKDRMYTSRAGSLERLSAQTVMYRILDTLVRLLAPVLSFTSEEVWRYMPARAEESVHLASFPTLNPEWRDDLLAARWERIIRVRADVSKALELARAAKTIGHSLDAAVTIAAPEELLGFLRGYQWQLQSIFIVSKVELTDSLEGDCWDSESTAGLKVRVGAAPGEKCERCWCYSEELGTDAGHPTICPKCTAAVI; encoded by the coding sequence ATGGAATACAAGGATACTCTCAACCTGCCCCAGACCGGATTTCCCATGAAGGCCAACCTGCCCCAGCGCGAACCGGAAACGCTCGCCGCGTGGGAGGAAAACGACCTGTATAGCGCCATGGAAGCCGCAGGGAAGGATAGGCCGCTCTTCGTCCTGCACGACGGTCCCCCCTATGCAAACGGCCATATCCACATCGGCCACGCCCTCAACAAGGTGCTCAAGGACATCGTGCTCAAGGTCAAGCGCATGGAGGGGTTCCATGCCCCCTATGTGCCGGGATGGGACTGCCACGGCCTACCCATAGAACTGCAGGTGGAAAAGAACCTCGGCTCCAAGAAGCACCAGATCTCCAAGCTTGAAATGCGCAGACTCTGCCGCGAATACGCCGCAAAATTCGTGGCCATCCAGCGCGACGAGTTCAAGCGGCTGGGGATCCAGGGAGACTGGGAGAATCCCTACCTGACCATGAAATACGAATATGAGGGACGCACCGCCGCCGAGCTGGCAAAATTCGCCCATAACGGCGGCCTGTACCGCGGCCGCAAGCCGGTGCACTGGTGCTCCTCCTGCGTGACCGCCCTGGCCGAGGCCGAAGTGGAGTACGCCGACCACAGCTCACCTTCCATTCATGTGCGCTTCCCGCTCGTGGACGACGTCTCCGCGACAATCCCCGCCCTGGCAGGCAGGCAGGCCTACGTGGTGATCTGGACCACCACCCCCTGGACCATCCCGGCCAACCTGGCCATTGCCATGCACCCCGAGTACGACTACGTCGCCCTGGAAACCGAGCAAGGGGTACTGATCGTGGCCGAGGGACTGAAAGAGAGCTTCCTGGCCGAAACCGGCCTCAGCGGCCAGGTCATCGCCACCTTCTCCGCAACCGCCCTGGAACGCAAACGCTGCAAACACCCCTTTTACGACCGCGACTCCATCATCCTGCTGGGCGAGCATGTTACCCTGGAGGCCGGCACCGGCTGCGTCCACACCGCCCCCGGCCATGGCCAGGAGGACTATGAGCTGGGACTGAAAGAGGGGCTGGAGATCTACAACCCGGTGGACAACCACGGCAAATACCTCTCCACCGTGGAGTTCTTCGGCGGCCAACAGGTCTTTAGCGCAAACCAGAGCGTGATCGACAAGCTGACCGAGGTGGGAGCGCTGCTGAAGACATCCACCATAAGCCACTCCTACCCCCACTGCTGGCGCTGCAAGAAGCCGATCATCTTCCGCGCCACCGAGCAGTGGTTCATCAGCATGAAGAGCAACGACCTGCGCGCCAAGGCTCTGGAGGCCATCGGCCAGGTGCAGTGGATTCCCAAATGGGGCCGCGAGCGGATCCACGGCATGATCGAGAACCGTCCCGACTGGTGCGTATCGCGCCAACGCTCCTGGGGGGTTCCCATCACCGCCTTCTCCTGCACGGCTTGCGGCGAATACCTGGCCGACGGCGCCATCATGGACCATGTGGCCGGGATTTTCGCAACCGAGAGTTCCGACGTCTGGTTCGACTGGGACGCGGACCGGCTCCTGCCGCAGGGAACCGTCTGCCCCAAGTGCGGGGCGACCGCATTCGAGAAGGAGAACGACATCCTGGACGTCTGGTTCGATTCCGGCGTCTCCCACGCGGCCGTGCTGGAGGACAGCCCCGCACTGCGCTCGCCGGCCGACCTGTACCTGGAAGGGAGCGACCAGCATCGCGGCTGGTTCCACTCCTCGCTCCTGGAGAGCGTGGGCACCCGCGGCAGCGCCCCCTACAAAAGCGTGCTGACCCACGGCTTCGTGCTGGACGGCCAGGGGCGCAAGATGAGCAAATCCATGGGCAACGTGGTGGCTCCCGAGGATGTGATCAAGAAGTTCGGCGCCGATATCCTGCGCCTGTGGGTCGCGGCCCAGGACTACCGCGACGACAACCGCATCTCCCAGGAGATCCTGACCCGCGTGGCCGAGGCCTACCGCCGCATCCGCAATACCTGCCGCTACATCCTGGGCAACATCAGCGACTTCAACCCCGAGACCCAGACGGTTCCGTTCGCCGACATGCCCGAGATCGACCGCTGGGCACTGCACCAGCTGGAACTTTTGAAGGAGCGGGTGCTGAACGCCTACCGCGACTATGAATTCCACGTCATCTACCAGGATGTCACCTCCTTCTGCTCGGTGGAGATGAGCGCCTTCTACCTGGACATCCTCAAGGACCGCATGTACACCAGCAGGGCAGGCTCCCTGGAGCGCCTCTCCGCCCAGACGGTCATGTACCGCATCCTGGACACCCTGGTGCGACTGCTGGCGCCGGTGCTCTCCTTCACCAGCGAAGAGGTCTGGCGCTACATGCCGGCCAGGGCGGAGGAGAGCGTGCACCTGGCCTCCTTCCCCACGCTGAACCCGGAGTGGCGGGACGACCTGCTGGCCGCCCGCTGGGAACGGATCATCAGGGTGCGCGCCGACGTATCCAAGGCGCTGGAACTGGCCAGGGCGGCAAAGACCATCGGCCACTCCCTGGACGCCGCCGTCACCATCGCCGCTCCCGAGGAGCTGCTCGGGTTCCTGCGTGGCTACCAGTGGCAGCTGCAGAGCATCTTCATCGTCTCCAAGGTGGAGCTGACGGACAGCCTGGAGGGAGACTGCTGGGATTCCGAGTCAACCGCCGGTCTCAAGGTGCGGGTTGGCGCGGCGCCGGGTGAGAAGTGCGAGCGTTGCTGGTGCTACAGCGAGGAGCTGGGCACGGACGCCGGTCACCCGACCATCTGCCCCAAATGCACCGCCGCGGTCATTTGA
- the lspA gene encoding signal peptidase II: MGRWALFSAISVVGLLLDQASKLYIHRSMELFQSIPVIDGFFNIFYIRNRGAAFSFLSQASWRLPFFIAVSLIASAVILVAFGRLRNDQKLAQASLAMIFSGAVGNLIDRVRMGEVIDFLDVYWGNHHWPAFNVADSFICVGVALLALDMLREERRAKRAV, from the coding sequence ATGGGACGCTGGGCACTCTTCTCCGCGATCTCCGTCGTCGGCCTGCTCCTGGACCAGGCCAGCAAGCTGTACATCCACCGGAGCATGGAACTCTTTCAGAGCATTCCGGTGATCGACGGTTTCTTCAACATCTTCTACATCAGAAACAGGGGCGCCGCCTTCAGCTTCCTCTCCCAGGCATCCTGGCGGCTCCCCTTCTTCATCGCCGTTTCCCTGATCGCCTCTGCCGTCATCCTAGTGGCCTTCGGCAGGCTGCGTAACGACCAGAAGCTGGCCCAAGCCTCCCTGGCCATGATCTTCTCCGGCGCTGTGGGCAACCTGATCGACCGGGTGCGTATGGGAGAGGTGATCGACTTCCTGGACGTCTACTGGGGGAACCACCACTGGCCGGCCTTCAACGTGGCCGACTCGTTCATCTGCGTAGGGGTGGCGCTCCTGGCCCTTGACATGCTGCGGGAGGAGCGCCGCGCCAAACGGGCCGTCTGA
- a CDS encoding DNA translocase FtsK, with protein MEEAKKEKLVKELQGMALATAGIFLLLTFVSFNANDVSWNSYSNQESIQNLGGRLGAQVADLFFSSVGLASFLVPLAILSMAYNLLRFKEIRLRSYKLLAFGGLVLSLSALFAFSQETLTFFGQQLPTGGAVGVMTIRLLKETVGATGALLLLLPLLAASIMILSHFSFVLFAGWWLETLKKKWAVWLERRAQERQLHLKEKAREEGKPAPPAPSSRPVIKPAAIAPLVTVFNKIREKTKQAESSKPVSKPVPPPAVPVTNIFKKGREKKKGAEKSAALQESFEFIKTEGDFRTPPFSLLDNPPPAEKKQDNEALAMNARLLEKKLKDYGIDGEVVEICPGPVITMYEFSPAPGIKISRISGLADDLTMALQAMSIRIVAPIPGKGVVGVEVPNRDRDMVFLSEIFNCEGFHHNKMKLPLALGKDIAGIPVVTDLAKAPHLLVAGSTGSGKSVSINTMILSLLYMFEPRDVRMIMVDPKMLEFSMYEGIPHLLLPVVTEPKKASLALKWAVNEMERRYRLLSDKGVRNIDSYNKKLAGEALEQEELNNIPEAEIIEELEEIVEEGEGGIAEMAEPALSLPREEPLEHAHMPYIVVIVDELADLMMVAGRDVEEHIARLAQKARASGIHLILATQRPSVDVITGLIKANLPSRISFQVTSKVDSRTILDTNGAETLLGAGDMLFMPPGTSRLQRIHGAFVSDAEVQRVVDFLRKQGKPQYDKSLLEMKDTDEKGNEGSDEELDERWEDALRLVAETKQASISMVQRRLRIGYNRAARIIEMMESEGMVAPSDGTSKPREIYLDIINAYLNSPLTR; from the coding sequence ATGGAAGAAGCCAAGAAAGAAAAACTCGTCAAGGAACTGCAGGGCATGGCGTTGGCAACCGCCGGCATCTTTCTGCTGCTGACCTTCGTATCCTTCAACGCCAACGACGTCTCCTGGAACAGCTATTCCAACCAGGAGAGCATTCAAAACCTGGGGGGACGCCTGGGAGCCCAGGTGGCGGACCTGTTCTTCAGCAGCGTCGGCCTGGCCTCCTTCCTGGTTCCCCTGGCCATACTCTCCATGGCCTATAACCTGCTGCGCTTCAAGGAGATCCGCCTTCGCTCCTACAAGCTGCTGGCTTTTGGCGGGCTGGTTCTGTCCCTCTCGGCCCTGTTCGCCTTTTCCCAGGAGACGCTTACCTTCTTCGGCCAGCAGCTGCCCACCGGCGGGGCCGTGGGAGTCATGACCATCCGGCTGTTGAAGGAGACGGTGGGCGCCACCGGCGCACTGCTTCTGCTGCTGCCACTCTTGGCGGCTTCGATCATGATCCTCTCCCACTTCTCCTTCGTGCTGTTTGCCGGCTGGTGGCTGGAGACCCTGAAGAAGAAATGGGCTGTCTGGCTCGAACGGCGCGCCCAGGAGCGGCAGCTGCACCTGAAGGAAAAGGCCCGGGAGGAGGGTAAACCCGCCCCCCCGGCTCCATCCTCCAGACCGGTGATCAAGCCCGCCGCAATCGCACCGCTGGTCACTGTCTTTAACAAGATACGGGAGAAGACAAAACAGGCGGAATCATCAAAGCCGGTGAGCAAACCTGTCCCACCACCAGCCGTACCCGTAACCAACATTTTCAAGAAGGGGAGGGAGAAGAAGAAAGGGGCGGAAAAGAGCGCGGCGCTGCAGGAGAGCTTCGAGTTCATCAAGACTGAAGGCGATTTCCGTACGCCCCCCTTCTCGCTGCTGGACAACCCGCCGCCGGCCGAGAAGAAGCAGGACAACGAGGCGCTGGCCATGAACGCCCGGCTATTGGAGAAAAAACTCAAGGATTACGGTATCGACGGCGAGGTGGTGGAGATCTGTCCCGGTCCGGTGATCACCATGTACGAGTTTTCGCCGGCCCCCGGCATCAAGATCAGCCGCATCTCCGGCCTGGCCGACGACCTGACCATGGCGCTCCAGGCCATGTCCATCCGCATCGTGGCCCCCATCCCGGGCAAGGGGGTAGTGGGGGTCGAGGTGCCTAACCGCGACCGGGACATGGTCTTTTTGAGCGAGATCTTCAACTGCGAGGGGTTTCACCACAACAAGATGAAGCTCCCCCTGGCCCTGGGTAAGGACATCGCCGGCATCCCGGTGGTCACCGACCTGGCCAAGGCGCCGCACCTGCTGGTGGCCGGCTCCACCGGCTCGGGCAAGTCGGTTTCCATCAACACCATGATCCTGTCGCTCCTCTACATGTTCGAGCCCAGGGATGTGCGCATGATCATGGTCGACCCCAAGATGCTGGAGTTCTCCATGTACGAGGGGATCCCGCACCTGCTGCTGCCGGTGGTGACCGAACCGAAGAAGGCGTCCCTGGCCCTGAAATGGGCAGTCAACGAGATGGAGCGCCGCTACCGCTTGCTCTCCGACAAGGGAGTGCGCAACATCGACTCCTACAACAAGAAGCTGGCCGGTGAAGCCCTGGAGCAGGAAGAGCTGAACAACATCCCCGAGGCGGAGATCATCGAGGAGCTGGAGGAGATCGTCGAGGAAGGGGAGGGGGGGATCGCGGAGATGGCGGAGCCTGCTCTCTCCCTGCCCCGTGAGGAGCCGCTGGAACACGCTCACATGCCCTATATCGTGGTGATCGTTGACGAGCTGGCCGACCTGATGATGGTGGCCGGTCGCGACGTGGAGGAGCACATCGCCCGCCTGGCCCAGAAGGCCCGCGCCTCGGGCATCCATCTGATCCTGGCCACCCAGCGCCCCTCGGTGGACGTGATCACCGGCCTGATCAAGGCCAACCTGCCGTCACGCATCTCCTTCCAGGTGACCTCCAAGGTGGACTCCCGCACCATCCTGGACACCAACGGCGCCGAGACCCTGCTGGGCGCAGGGGACATGCTCTTCATGCCGCCGGGGACCTCGCGGCTGCAGCGCATCCACGGCGCCTTCGTGTCCGACGCCGAGGTGCAGCGGGTGGTGGACTTCCTGCGCAAGCAGGGCAAGCCTCAATACGACAAGTCGCTTCTTGAAATGAAGGATACGGACGAGAAAGGGAACGAGGGGAGTGACGAGGAACTGGACGAGCGCTGGGAGGATGCCCTGCGCCTGGTGGCCGAGACCAAGCAGGCCAGCATCTCCATGGTCCAGCGCCGCCTGCGCATCGGCTACAACCGGGCGGCGCGCATCATCGAGATGATGGAGAGCGAGGGCATGGTGGCTCCCAGCGACGGCACCAGCAAGCCGCGGGAGATCTACCTGGACATCATCAACGCCTATCTCAATTCCCCGTTAACGCGATAG
- a CDS encoding type II toxin-antitoxin system TacA family antitoxin: MQSAKTQKSPHKPVSDDRITARIPRANRVIIERAAAVYGATVNQFIVQTALDRASEILEREEILRLSEKDARTFLAALESPPEPSRELVDALKAHNRLVKC, translated from the coding sequence ATGCAATCGGCAAAAACACAAAAATCTCCACATAAACCCGTGTCAGACGACCGGATCACCGCACGAATTCCACGCGCAAACCGGGTCATTATCGAGCGGGCCGCTGCCGTGTACGGTGCAACAGTCAATCAATTTATCGTACAGACCGCCCTCGATCGTGCCAGCGAAATTCTGGAGCGCGAGGAAATATTGCGGCTGTCTGAAAAGGACGCCCGAACGTTTCTTGCGGCATTGGAGAGCCCACCCGAACCGTCACGGGAGTTGGTCGACGCACTGAAGGCACACAACCGGCTCGTGAAATGCTGA